Proteins encoded together in one Monomorium pharaonis isolate MP-MQ-018 chromosome 8, ASM1337386v2, whole genome shotgun sequence window:
- the LOC105834577 gene encoding uncharacterized protein LOC105834577 yields MKKVQRQRKFLGISLSATKNKKMSDHFDYCKTIADVSDESSIIDCDNDCDPTCITIKEKTGDELLIELYRERPFLYDKSNINFKDCIMKQNAWIEISKIMIQTCGDMYTPSYCQKRCISMRDQYNRDKRKTETESKSGSAATKSTRFPFFSQLAFLDNVIKRRKSYTNCTKSQPSVIDEDSSTESENVASGSNKENESVNEQHIYNIKYDKNNYAPKMKKRKIDETKELEQTLMQMSHRISNYMEKLHIYL; encoded by the exons ATGAAGAAAGTGCAGCGGCAGAG aaaatttcTTGGAATATCTTTGAGtgctacaaaaaataaaaagatgtcaGATCATTTTGATTATTGTAAAACTATTGCGGATGTATCTGACGAAAGCAGTATAATTGACTGTGATAATGATTGTGATCCTACATGTATTACTATTAAAGAAAAGACTGGTGATGAGCTTCTCATTGAATTATATAGAGAACGCccatttttatatgataaaagtaacattaattttaaggaTTGTATAATGAAACAAAATGCTTGGattgaaatatctaaaataatgaTCCAAACTTGtg gtGACATGTATACTCCTTCGTATTGTCAAAAAAGATGTATTTCAATGAGAGATCAATATAATAGAGACAAAAGGAAGACTGAAACTGAATCTAAAAGTGGAAGTGCTGCTACTAAATCTACTCgatttcctttcttttctcaGTTAGCATTTTTAGACAATGTAATCAAAAGACGAaa aagctACACTAATTGCACAAAATCTCAACCGAGTGTAATTGATGAAGATAGTAGTACCGAGTCAGAAAATGTTGCAAGTGGATCAAATAAGGAAAATGAAAGTGTTAACGAGCaacacatttataatattaaatatgacaAAAACAATTATGCACCAAAGATGAAAAAACGAAAGATTGACGAAACAAAAGAATTAGAACAAACATTAATGCAAATGAGTCAtagaatatcaaattatatggaaaaacttcatatttatttataa